Proteins encoded by one window of Companilactobacillus ginsenosidimutans:
- the pglX gene encoding BREX-1 system adenine-specific DNA-methyltransferase PglX, with the protein MDKTAIKNFAIKARNTLIEDINLKTSILGIDENGISEKLPTSTNEIEYYIDDQNPITGSDIRKRQKLVNELNKRSKKNDFKTAYNDLVEEIAYTWFNRIIAIRFMEVNDYLPSRTRVLSSSSNRNEPDIMINPVELEDYLGRFSDEERSLISKAQDTEMPVDMDNLYQMLFIKQANALNKILPYLFEKTNDYAELLFTPSYHDGVIKSLIDDVSEDDFNVDVGGQVEIIGWLYQYYNDEPHDRVVNILGGAVKKADIPAATQLFTTDWVVRYMVDNSLGKYWLERNPDSNLKSELKYLLPSEIKSETNNIDIEDIKLIDNAMGSSHILVYAFDVFMKIYLEQGYSERDAAILILTKNLFGLEIDKRAYQLTYFALMMKARQFNRRLFRNEIITPNVYEFEDSDNISDELVDSLPDDVQLDTSELIELFSNAKELGSIIKIEKNYDFEKISKEVSEVKSEGLDVFGIQESKVNLLNLINIAKTMSQKYDVATTNPPYMNKMDKELKKYVKKYYADYSGDMFSIFIYLNSNLVKPGGYSAYMTPFVWMFIKTYENLRNYIVKNKEISSLIQMEYSAFEEATVPINTFVLKNVPNEEKGTYIKLSDFKGGMEVQKNKVLEAISDPNCNYVYRTNQANFEKIPGIPISYWASDSDIMIFKKNTPLSKESSVKKGMITGNNSFFLRYWYEVALSNIAFGISSLRELENREYLPINKGGKFRKWFGNHENIIKFDSKSYQMITQNNGHRASDFYLHSSITWTKITSGKISFRYSENGYINNDASMSIFNDDRYNLYTQLAILNSKVSDRFLGLLNESMNYTAGDVSRIPILKLNDSINDKVREISKRTIEISKFDWNSQENSFNYYGTPLVSFIADEKRTQVDGKLRNAFNIWKQEAQERFDQLKSNEEELNKIFIDLYGLQDELTPEVDDKDVSVRLADEVRDIKAFLSYFIGVTFGRYSLDQDGIAFAGGEWSDDKYQSYKPNEDNLIVLTDDNYFNDQRDIINRLKEFLSVTFGAYTVDENLNYIASIIGKKADSDEDSIRRYFVEDFFKDHNKIYQKRPIYWELTSGKNNGFNALMYLHRYDDNEMAMIRTNYLHPLQGLYESRLDQINKISDTETVAKEKKKLEKQVKHLSLQLEELKKYDPLIQHIANQKVELDLDDGVKVNYEKLQCGEKILTKIS; encoded by the coding sequence ATGGACAAAACTGCAATTAAAAATTTTGCAATTAAAGCTAGAAATACATTAATTGAAGATATCAATTTAAAGACATCAATTCTAGGCATTGATGAGAATGGGATTTCTGAAAAGTTACCTACCTCAACAAATGAAATTGAATATTACATTGATGATCAAAATCCGATCACCGGGTCAGATATTCGTAAACGTCAAAAACTAGTTAATGAGTTAAACAAACGCAGTAAGAAAAATGATTTCAAGACAGCATATAATGACCTAGTTGAAGAGATTGCGTATACCTGGTTTAACCGCATCATTGCTATTCGTTTCATGGAAGTGAATGACTATTTGCCAAGCCGTACTAGAGTTCTTTCAAGCTCATCTAATCGTAATGAACCCGATATTATGATTAACCCAGTTGAGTTAGAAGATTATTTAGGTAGATTTAGTGATGAAGAGCGTTCATTGATTTCTAAGGCACAAGATACAGAAATGCCAGTTGATATGGATAACTTGTATCAAATGTTATTTATCAAGCAGGCTAATGCTTTGAACAAGATATTACCTTATTTATTTGAGAAAACTAACGATTATGCCGAATTATTGTTCACTCCAAGCTATCACGATGGTGTGATTAAGAGTTTGATTGACGATGTTAGTGAAGATGATTTTAACGTTGATGTTGGTGGTCAGGTTGAGATTATTGGGTGGTTGTATCAGTACTATAATGATGAACCTCACGACCGTGTGGTAAATATTCTAGGTGGCGCAGTTAAGAAAGCTGATATCCCTGCAGCAACTCAGCTTTTCACAACAGATTGGGTTGTAAGATACATGGTTGATAACTCGCTTGGAAAATATTGGCTTGAAAGAAATCCTGATAGCAACTTGAAGTCTGAGCTCAAATATCTTCTACCTTCTGAAATTAAATCAGAAACGAATAATATCGATATTGAGGACATCAAACTAATCGATAACGCTATGGGTTCAAGTCACATTTTGGTATATGCATTTGATGTATTTATGAAAATATATTTAGAACAAGGTTATTCAGAACGTGATGCTGCGATACTAATTCTTACTAAGAATTTATTTGGTTTGGAAATTGATAAGAGAGCATATCAATTAACCTATTTTGCATTAATGATGAAAGCAAGGCAGTTCAACCGAAGACTGTTTAGAAACGAGATTATCACCCCAAATGTTTATGAATTTGAGGACTCTGACAATATTTCAGATGAGCTGGTAGATTCTCTGCCAGATGACGTTCAATTGGATACTAGCGAGTTAATTGAATTATTTAGCAATGCTAAAGAGTTGGGATCCATCATAAAAATTGAAAAGAATTATGATTTTGAAAAGATCTCTAAAGAGGTTTCGGAGGTAAAGTCTGAAGGACTAGATGTATTCGGTATCCAAGAGTCCAAAGTAAATTTGCTGAACCTTATTAATATTGCAAAAACAATGAGTCAAAAATACGATGTAGCAACAACAAATCCTCCGTATATGAACAAGATGGATAAAGAACTAAAAAAGTATGTAAAAAAATACTACGCTGATTATTCTGGCGACATGTTCTCAATATTTATCTATCTAAATAGCAATCTAGTTAAACCTGGTGGCTATTCAGCATACATGACACCATTCGTCTGGATGTTCATTAAAACCTATGAGAACTTACGTAATTACATTGTAAAAAACAAAGAAATATCAAGTTTAATCCAAATGGAGTATTCAGCATTCGAAGAAGCCACTGTTCCAATTAATACGTTCGTATTAAAAAATGTGCCAAACGAAGAAAAAGGTACATATATTAAACTATCCGACTTCAAAGGCGGCATGGAAGTACAAAAGAACAAGGTATTAGAAGCAATTTCTGATCCAAACTGTAATTACGTTTATCGAACTAACCAAGCGAACTTTGAAAAGATTCCGGGGATACCAATTTCTTATTGGGCTAGTGATTCTGATATTATGATTTTCAAAAAGAATACGCCCCTGTCGAAAGAATCTTCGGTAAAAAAGGGAATGATAACGGGGAATAACAGTTTCTTCTTGCGCTATTGGTACGAAGTCGCATTATCAAATATTGCGTTTGGTATTTCGAGCTTAAGGGAATTAGAAAACAGAGAATACTTACCCATAAATAAAGGTGGTAAATTTCGTAAATGGTTTGGAAATCACGAGAATATTATAAAATTTGATTCAAAATCTTATCAAATGATAACTCAAAATAATGGGCATAGAGCTTCAGATTTTTATCTTCATTCTAGTATTACTTGGACAAAAATAACTAGTGGGAAAATTTCGTTCAGGTACTCAGAAAACGGATATATCAATAACGATGCAAGCATGTCAATATTTAATGACGATAGATACAATCTCTATACACAACTGGCAATCTTAAATTCAAAAGTTTCTGATCGTTTCCTGGGATTGTTGAATGAAAGTATGAATTATACCGCTGGAGATGTCTCAAGAATTCCAATCCTCAAATTGAATGATTCTATAAATGATAAAGTAAGAGAAATATCAAAACGAACAATTGAAATTTCCAAATTTGATTGGAACTCACAAGAGAACTCCTTTAATTATTATGGAACACCATTAGTAAGTTTCATCGCTGACGAGAAGCGAACACAAGTTGATGGAAAACTAAGAAATGCATTCAATATCTGGAAACAAGAAGCTCAAGAAAGGTTTGATCAACTTAAATCTAATGAAGAAGAATTGAATAAGATTTTTATTGATTTATATGGTCTTCAAGATGAACTGACTCCAGAGGTTGATGATAAGGATGTTTCAGTTAGATTGGCTGATGAAGTACGTGATATTAAGGCATTCTTGTCCTATTTCATAGGGGTAACTTTCGGAAGATATTCATTGGATCAGGATGGAATAGCGTTTGCCGGTGGTGAATGGTCTGATGACAAATATCAATCCTATAAGCCTAATGAAGATAACCTAATCGTATTAACAGATGATAATTACTTTAATGATCAAAGAGATATTATTAACCGTCTAAAAGAATTCTTGTCAGTCACATTTGGTGCGTATACTGTTGATGAGAATTTAAACTATATTGCATCAATCATTGGTAAGAAGGCGGATTCTGATGAAGATTCTATTAGAAGATATTTTGTTGAAGATTTCTTTAAGGATCACAATAAGATATATCAAAAGAGACCAATTTATTGGGAATTGACTAGTGGTAAAAATAATGGATTTAATGCACTTATGTATTTACACCGTTATGACGACAATGAAATGGCAATGATAAGAACTAATTATTTGCATCCTCTTCAAGGATTATATGAATCTCGACTAGATCAGATTAATAAAATAAGTGATACCGAAACTGTTGCAAAAGAAAAAAAGAAATTAGAAAAACAAGTTAAGCATCTGAGTTTACAATTAGAGGAACTGAAAAAATATGATCCTTTAATTCAACATATTGCGAATCAAAAAGTTGAGTTAGATTTGGATGATGGCGTTAAAGTTAACTACGAGAAATTACAATGTGGGGAAAAGATTTTAACCAAAATAAGTTAG
- a CDS encoding tyrosine-type recombinase/integrase — MVSYQKRGNVWQYEISYKDVDGKYKKLRKSGFIKKSEAVMAASLLQSTHPNLYTVRSGDETLVSYFDRWINVYKKGKVSEITYNKYQNTSQHASELFGNLKLKEITKLIYQKKLNEFGKTHARRTVSCLHKQLRACILDAIDERIIVSDPTRKAVIVGIDPPKKLKSLNYNQWKKLVSNLNTNRSAEMIIYIACVTGMRYGEIVGLTVNDFNYSRSTLHINKTWDYKYKTGFKKTKTKSSNREIIIDKSSANKLRQYIRKSNLTSDDLLFMDSKKHVMVSAEINKVLTGKLKDLKIPRITFHGLRHTHASILLYKGVSTLSVSRRLGHSSVSTTQSTYLHIIKELEYQDQDKIISILNIDND; from the coding sequence ATGGTTAGTTATCAAAAAAGAGGAAACGTTTGGCAATACGAAATATCGTATAAGGATGTTGATGGTAAATATAAAAAGTTAAGAAAGTCCGGATTTATCAAGAAATCTGAAGCTGTTATGGCAGCAAGCTTGCTTCAAAGCACTCACCCCAACCTTTATACTGTTCGATCAGGTGATGAAACCTTGGTGTCATATTTTGACAGATGGATTAATGTCTATAAAAAAGGTAAAGTATCTGAGATCACTTACAACAAGTACCAAAACACTTCACAGCATGCTTCTGAACTCTTTGGTAACCTCAAACTAAAGGAAATAACCAAGTTGATTTATCAGAAAAAGCTCAATGAATTCGGAAAAACACATGCTCGACGAACCGTTTCTTGTTTACACAAACAATTACGTGCATGTATTCTTGATGCAATTGATGAAAGAATAATTGTTAGTGACCCTACTAGAAAAGCCGTAATCGTAGGTATTGACCCTCCGAAGAAGCTTAAATCATTAAACTACAATCAATGGAAAAAATTAGTCAGTAATCTAAACACAAATCGTAGTGCGGAAATGATAATTTACATAGCCTGCGTCACTGGTATGCGTTATGGGGAGATTGTCGGCCTCACAGTAAATGACTTTAATTACTCCCGAAGTACCCTGCATATCAATAAGACCTGGGACTACAAATACAAAACTGGTTTTAAAAAAACAAAAACAAAATCATCTAACAGAGAAATTATTATTGATAAAAGTTCAGCAAACAAACTCAGACAATACATTAGAAAATCAAATTTAACCTCGGATGACTTATTATTCATGGATTCAAAAAAACATGTAATGGTAAGCGCAGAAATAAATAAAGTACTAACTGGTAAACTTAAGGACTTAAAAATACCAAGAATTACATTTCATGGACTCCGACATACACATGCATCAATTCTACTTTATAAGGGCGTTTCAACCCTTTCGGTATCCAGGAGACTCGGACACAGCAGCGTTTCAACAACTCAATCTACATATCTCCATATAATTAAAGAGCTTGAGTATCAGGACCAAGATAAAATCATTTCAATACTAAATATCGACAACGATTAA
- a CDS encoding DUF1819 family protein has protein sequence MPEYSANMISHSFWQDEFTLYIDFLNDDFTDAEIRKMAVEDNCFQQKTEARSIDTYRTLKRRIGSLDDDYLELYPSLDVSNKKLVNIISIMLMDKLFDEFMYEVFREEIMLGDSMLHDYEIEAFFTRKQVESDQVANWSDQTITRLTGLFKTFNRNAGLMIDKGSYDEIVRPFLDFRLEDLLQEKKQFRQLASLTGR, from the coding sequence ATGCCAGAATATAGCGCAAATATGATTTCTCATAGTTTTTGGCAAGATGAATTTACTTTATATATTGATTTTTTGAATGACGATTTCACTGATGCTGAAATTCGGAAAATGGCTGTTGAGGATAATTGCTTTCAACAGAAAACTGAAGCTCGAAGTATTGATACATATCGGACATTGAAAAGACGTATTGGTAGTTTGGATGACGACTATCTTGAGCTTTATCCTAGTCTCGATGTTTCTAATAAGAAACTAGTAAATATAATTTCCATTATGCTTATGGATAAGTTGTTTGACGAATTCATGTATGAAGTATTTCGCGAAGAAATCATGCTTGGTGATTCTATGCTACATGATTATGAAATTGAGGCTTTCTTTACAAGGAAGCAAGTGGAAAGTGATCAAGTTGCAAATTGGTCAGATCAAACTATTACCCGATTAACTGGATTATTTAAAACATTTAATCGTAATGCTGGATTGATGATTGACAAGGGTTCTTACGACGAAATTGTTCGTCCATTTTTAGATTTTAGACTTGAAGATCTGCTTCAAGAGAAAAAACAATTTAGACAATTGGCTTCATTGACAGGGAGATAG
- a CDS encoding MarR family transcriptional regulator → MTELTDDLMKQLHFISKASNQYMHQNKQRLTGQQRVLSILNLEDNLSQSYLQEVLDLRPSSLAELLKKLEDKGDITRSEAPDDKRIKRVSLTDQGRKAAQENASFKDADVTEKFFEGLSDVDQQQLKDNLEKISAGWDDEFKQQADSFVDPMDRFEAMQKMRDDIMAKYGDNFEDMSPEDMKAMRKEMKEKMSKMGIHHHGPMMGGMHHMRGCGPRGMGHADFRFGNMF, encoded by the coding sequence ATGACTGAACTTACAGATGATTTAATGAAGCAATTACACTTCATCAGCAAAGCTAGTAATCAATATATGCACCAAAATAAGCAACGTTTGACTGGACAACAACGTGTCCTATCGATTCTCAATCTTGAGGACAATTTGTCTCAAAGTTATCTTCAAGAAGTATTGGACTTGCGTCCTAGCTCTCTTGCTGAGCTTTTGAAGAAGTTGGAGGACAAGGGTGACATTACTCGTAGTGAGGCTCCGGATGACAAGCGTATCAAGCGTGTTAGTTTAACTGACCAAGGTCGCAAAGCTGCACAGGAGAATGCGTCATTTAAAGATGCTGATGTCACGGAAAAATTTTTCGAAGGATTATCTGATGTTGACCAACAACAATTGAAGGATAACCTGGAAAAAATTTCAGCCGGCTGGGACGATGAGTTCAAGCAACAAGCTGACAGTTTCGTAGACCCTATGGATCGGTTCGAGGCCATGCAAAAGATGCGCGACGACATCATGGCGAAATACGGCGACAATTTCGAAGACATGTCACCCGAGGACATGAAAGCCATGCGCAAGGAAATGAAGGAAAAGATGAGTAAAATGGGCATCCACCACCACGGACCAATGATGGGCGGAATGCACCACATGCGCGGCTGCGGCCCAAGAGGAATGGGACACGCCGACTTCAGATTCGGCAACATGTTCTAA
- the brxC gene encoding BREX system P-loop protein BrxC has protein sequence MQIKDIFAKPINRDIKGVITIGDDQDSNIKQELEEYVVTNELERHFSDFFKAYAASIGNDTPNMGVWISGFFGSGKSHFLKILSYLLENREVSGKNAIDYFKDDNKIKDQMTINDMEKTAANQNDVMLFNIDSKAKNGNKEQKDAILNVFLQVFNEHQGLIGEDFWLADMERGLKNQGMYDKFQEKFKELDKQNRDWIEIRSSFAFIKGTIKNTLVEIGYLSEDDAEGFVEQMRKDYPISVESFAKLVNEYIESQPDPNYHLAFLVDEVGQYIGDSQQRMLNLQSIVEDLGTYTHGRAWVIVTSQQAIDQVTDNINGQDFSKIQGRFKTRIAMSSANVDEVIRKRLLEKTPESEQLLKNDFDNDQHTINNLISFDGEVERKKFSDDKSYADVYPFVPYQFELLQDTLTAIRENGSDGKHLANGERSMLAVFQESAQQLEERDTRTLVPFSIFFNGLDQFLDHTHKIVITRAGDNDYINPTKESNPFPVQVLKTLFMVKYVSNFDATLNNVVTLMIDSIDTDRIELENKVKEALRILMSQELVEKTTHGYEFLTDAEQDISKQISKQNIDSSDVSKAIGEFVFANSNINKKYTYPKLGGQYTFNFNQYVDDYPIGNPNHEMSIKVNTLDSESNRDEIELRRLSQSPDDPQIIIDMPADGEYAENYKQYLKIRSFLMDPSQLSSDERSQRIIDLKRVELRTLQQNANDELINSLEDADIYVNGNKVETKGGFSKRLEDAENKLIDEIYRKLNYIDAIKSDKDVVSLFKQDGGMNVKTSENIQALKSVQEKINFDYNGHNKVSYKTIIDRFAGIPYGYREIDTIWLVAKLFADAKLKVYVNGEPININDANSANQTANYFLKKQNITKVQLEPRSEISQTKKNDLKEVAKEAFTKKSFSSDEDDVIVREFKQTLKNRLDLVQGYMHENSALDSGYSYPGLDLLGQGETLIKSLLARKDTDEFYDFVSKNRDDFLDWNEDLESFGISEFYANGNMKKIWTDAQQKVQIYRGSKEFIVGDELSQIVDKINKIIDSNKPTGKVQDLKALSEEFNDVYNKEFDSILLEEEKQIDVERTDTLDYANSNSLLDQFKEEIDKTFDQFIANAKSAQTLNELCIIPNHANVTKERILQSIDRTVAQKKAEKEKQQVTNTSSDTNPSQDDKKPGNGDNEEIHEDQPVPTPVVEVHVPKHVSLQQLAIGRSWDLKTEADVDEKLAQLKKELMEQIKNNDSIKLDL, from the coding sequence ATGCAAATTAAAGATATATTCGCGAAACCTATCAATCGTGATATCAAAGGTGTTATCACAATTGGTGATGATCAAGATTCCAATATTAAACAGGAATTAGAAGAATACGTAGTTACTAATGAGTTGGAAAGACACTTTAGTGATTTCTTCAAAGCATATGCGGCAAGTATCGGGAATGACACTCCTAATATGGGTGTTTGGATTTCCGGTTTCTTCGGTTCTGGTAAATCTCACTTCCTTAAAATTTTATCTTATCTACTTGAGAACCGTGAAGTTTCTGGTAAGAATGCCATTGACTACTTTAAAGATGACAACAAAATAAAAGATCAAATGACAATCAATGACATGGAAAAGACAGCTGCTAATCAAAATGATGTCATGTTGTTCAACATTGATTCAAAAGCCAAGAATGGCAACAAAGAACAAAAAGATGCAATCTTAAATGTTTTTCTACAAGTATTCAATGAACATCAGGGCTTAATCGGTGAGGACTTTTGGCTTGCTGATATGGAACGTGGTCTTAAAAATCAAGGAATGTATGACAAGTTTCAAGAAAAATTCAAAGAGCTGGATAAGCAAAATCGTGATTGGATTGAGATAAGGAGTAGTTTTGCTTTTATTAAAGGAACAATAAAAAATACATTGGTTGAAATTGGATATCTTTCAGAAGATGACGCTGAAGGATTCGTTGAACAAATGCGTAAGGATTATCCAATAAGCGTTGAATCATTTGCTAAATTGGTAAATGAATATATCGAATCTCAACCTGATCCAAATTATCATCTAGCATTTCTAGTTGATGAAGTTGGCCAATACATTGGTGATAGTCAACAACGTATGTTGAACTTACAAAGTATTGTTGAAGACCTGGGTACATACACTCATGGTCGTGCCTGGGTTATTGTGACAAGTCAACAAGCAATCGATCAAGTGACTGATAATATTAATGGTCAAGATTTTTCTAAGATTCAAGGTAGATTCAAAACCAGAATTGCCATGTCATCGGCTAATGTTGATGAAGTTATTCGTAAGCGTTTATTGGAGAAAACACCTGAAAGTGAACAACTTTTAAAAAATGATTTCGACAATGATCAACACACTATCAATAACTTAATTAGTTTTGATGGAGAAGTTGAACGTAAGAAGTTTAGCGATGATAAATCATATGCGGATGTATATCCATTTGTCCCTTATCAATTCGAATTGTTACAAGATACCTTAACGGCAATTAGAGAGAACGGATCAGATGGTAAACATTTAGCCAATGGTGAACGTTCAATGTTGGCGGTATTCCAAGAATCCGCTCAGCAACTTGAAGAACGTGATACGAGAACCTTAGTGCCATTCAGTATTTTCTTTAATGGGTTAGATCAATTCTTGGATCATACACATAAGATTGTTATTACCAGAGCTGGAGATAACGACTATATTAATCCGACTAAAGAATCAAATCCTTTCCCAGTTCAAGTTTTGAAAACGCTGTTTATGGTCAAATATGTATCCAACTTCGATGCTACTTTGAATAATGTTGTTACTTTGATGATTGATTCAATTGATACCGATAGAATTGAATTGGAAAACAAAGTAAAAGAAGCACTCAGAATTCTTATGAGCCAAGAACTAGTTGAGAAAACTACGCATGGTTATGAATTCTTAACAGATGCTGAACAGGATATTAGTAAACAAATCTCCAAGCAAAATATTGATTCAAGCGATGTTTCAAAGGCAATTGGTGAATTTGTATTTGCTAACTCCAATATCAATAAGAAATACACTTATCCTAAATTGGGTGGCCAATATACATTCAACTTCAATCAGTACGTTGACGATTATCCGATTGGAAATCCTAATCATGAGATGAGTATCAAGGTCAATACGCTTGATAGTGAGTCAAACAGGGATGAGATTGAACTGAGAAGACTTTCCCAGTCTCCAGACGATCCACAAATTATCATCGATATGCCTGCTGATGGTGAATATGCTGAGAACTATAAACAGTATTTAAAAATCAGAAGCTTCTTGATGGATCCATCTCAGTTATCATCAGATGAACGTTCACAAAGAATTATTGATTTGAAACGTGTCGAGTTAAGGACACTGCAACAAAATGCTAATGATGAACTAATAAACTCACTTGAAGATGCTGATATCTATGTAAATGGAAATAAAGTTGAGACTAAAGGTGGGTTTTCCAAACGACTTGAAGATGCAGAAAATAAGTTAATTGACGAAATTTATCGTAAGTTGAATTATATTGATGCAATTAAGTCTGACAAGGATGTTGTTTCTCTGTTTAAACAAGATGGTGGAATGAACGTTAAAACTTCAGAAAATATTCAAGCGTTGAAGTCAGTACAAGAGAAAATCAACTTTGATTACAATGGACATAATAAGGTTTCGTACAAGACAATAATTGATCGGTTTGCTGGTATTCCTTACGGCTATCGTGAAATTGATACAATTTGGCTAGTTGCTAAATTATTTGCGGATGCAAAATTAAAAGTTTATGTGAATGGTGAGCCAATCAACATTAATGATGCTAATTCAGCCAATCAAACTGCCAATTATTTCTTGAAGAAGCAAAACATTACAAAAGTTCAATTAGAGCCAAGAAGTGAAATCTCTCAAACTAAGAAAAATGATTTGAAGGAAGTTGCTAAAGAGGCATTTACTAAGAAATCATTTAGTTCTGATGAAGATGACGTTATTGTTCGCGAGTTTAAACAAACTCTGAAGAATAGGTTGGATCTTGTTCAAGGATACATGCACGAAAATTCAGCCCTAGATAGTGGTTATAGTTATCCCGGCTTAGATTTATTAGGTCAAGGTGAAACTTTGATTAAATCTTTGCTTGCTAGAAAAGATACCGATGAATTTTATGATTTTGTAAGCAAGAATAGGGATGATTTCTTAGACTGGAATGAAGACCTAGAATCCTTTGGAATTTCTGAGTTTTACGCGAATGGAAATATGAAGAAAATTTGGACTGACGCACAACAAAAAGTTCAAATTTATCGGGGCTCAAAGGAATTTATTGTTGGTGATGAGTTATCACAAATTGTTGATAAGATAAACAAAATTATCGATTCCAACAAACCAACTGGAAAAGTTCAAGATCTGAAGGCATTGTCTGAAGAATTTAATGATGTATACAACAAAGAATTTGATTCAATCTTACTAGAAGAAGAAAAACAGATTGATGTTGAACGCACTGATACTTTGGATTATGCAAATAGCAATTCGTTACTCGATCAATTTAAAGAAGAGATTGATAAAACTTTTGATCAATTTATTGCTAATGCCAAGTCTGCCCAAACATTGAATGAATTGTGTATTATTCCAAATCATGCCAATGTTACTAAAGAACGTATTCTACAAAGTATTGATAGAACCGTTGCTCAGAAAAAGGCAGAAAAGGAGAAGCAACAAGTAACAAATACCTCCTCAGATACGAATCCATCACAGGATGATAAAAAACCTGGGAATGGTGATAATGAAGAAATTCATGAAGATCAGCCAGTACCGACTCCTGTAGTAGAGGTTCACGTACCTAAACATGTTAGTTTACAACAACTTGCTATTGGTCGTTCTTGGGATTTGAAGACTGAGGCTGATGTAGATGAAAAATTAGCTCAACTCAAGAAAGAATTAATGGAACAAATTAAAAATAACGATTCAATCAAGTTGGATCTTTAA
- a CDS encoding QueT transporter family protein, producing the protein MKNISRTSSSTVKTIVSTAVIAAMYVAVTMIIQPFAYGPIQVRLSEMFNYLVLFKKRYVWGVTLGVFLSNFMSPTWTLDVPIGTISTLIVLFFILWLCRFTKDLRVKFVIMAVVFALSMFTVAGELYIAFKTPFWVSYLSICAGELLSMVIGGVVMFEVNRRLDISSFRM; encoded by the coding sequence ATGAAAAATATTTCTAGAACATCAAGTTCGACTGTGAAAACTATTGTGAGTACAGCTGTCATTGCGGCCATGTATGTGGCGGTAACGATGATAATTCAACCTTTTGCTTATGGACCAATTCAGGTTCGTTTGTCCGAAATGTTCAACTATCTAGTGCTGTTTAAGAAGCGATATGTTTGGGGAGTCACACTTGGTGTTTTTTTGTCTAATTTTATGTCACCAACTTGGACTTTAGATGTTCCAATTGGGACAATTTCTACTCTGATAGTTTTGTTCTTTATTCTTTGGTTATGCCGTTTTACTAAGGATTTGAGGGTTAAGTTTGTTATTATGGCTGTGGTTTTTGCGCTTTCTATGTTTACTGTGGCGGGCGAGTTGTATATTGCTTTTAAGACTCCGTTTTGGGTTAGCTATCTTAGTATTTGTGCTGGTGAGTTGTTGTCTATGGTTATTGGTGGGGTTGTTATGTTTGAAGTTAATCGTAGATTGGATATTAGTAGTTTTCGGATGTGA
- a CDS encoding DUF1788 domain-containing protein produces MSSTNDKLNHLRQKIKDSDFQHSRGLSNEVSYYILAYDAEDELQVREEVKSIESQLNHETVGVDILEFNVYDIMWKILDDMGIKDDVLEMESDEGMSYLIEQLNNALEMTDSENMFVKYMKDHIPDKDVVIFVTGIGEIFPLIRAHKILNSMHQIIDDVPVVLFYPGKYNSLNLSMFGEAIEDNYYRAFQID; encoded by the coding sequence ATGTCAAGTACAAACGATAAGTTAAACCATTTAAGGCAAAAGATTAAAGACAGTGACTTCCAACATAGTAGGGGACTTTCAAATGAAGTTTCGTATTATATTTTGGCATATGATGCTGAAGATGAACTACAGGTTAGGGAAGAAGTCAAAAGTATTGAAAGTCAGTTAAACCACGAGACTGTCGGTGTCGATATTTTGGAATTTAATGTTTATGACATTATGTGGAAGATTCTCGATGATATGGGAATCAAAGATGATGTTCTGGAAATGGAATCTGATGAAGGGATGTCATATTTGATTGAACAATTGAATAATGCACTTGAAATGACTGATTCAGAGAATATGTTTGTTAAATATATGAAGGACCATATTCCTGATAAGGATGTTGTCATCTTTGTTACTGGAATTGGGGAAATTTTTCCATTGATTAGAGCACACAAGATATTGAATTCAATGCATCAGATTATTGACGACGTTCCAGTTGTGCTATTTTATCCCGGGAAATATAATAGTCTCAACCTAAGTATGTTTGGTGAAGCCATTGAGGATAACTACTACAGAGCATTTCAGATTGATTAA